A window of the Nitrospiraceae bacterium genome harbors these coding sequences:
- a CDS encoding gamma-glutamyl-gamma-aminobutyrate hydrolase family protein produces the protein MSKRYPAPLIGITCEAVSKRKDFANYDLLCDHRYAAAVTEAGGHPVLLPINHRETLRNRYLEGIDGLVIVGGDDLDPTWYGERPKKRTKVAFQNRSKFEAWLYKAGKTRRLPILGICYGMQLINVLEGGTLHQHIHPPKKGYNVDHEGKKNGLHPVRVIQGTRLAKILGKGRKIVATQHHQGVRTLAPDFIPAAIASDGLIEAMEHPKYPQIFTIQWHPERQLRSQTTQRLLRAFVRSCQHYQRRRNS, from the coding sequence ATGAGTAAACGCTATCCCGCTCCGTTAATCGGGATCACCTGTGAAGCCGTGTCTAAACGCAAGGACTTCGCCAACTACGACTTGTTATGTGATCACCGCTATGCGGCCGCCGTCACCGAAGCGGGCGGACACCCCGTATTGCTCCCGATTAACCACAGGGAAACCCTTCGCAATCGCTATCTAGAGGGCATCGACGGGTTGGTTATTGTCGGAGGAGACGATTTGGATCCCACCTGGTATGGAGAACGTCCCAAAAAACGCACAAAAGTGGCGTTTCAAAACCGGTCCAAATTTGAAGCCTGGTTATACAAGGCCGGGAAAACTCGGCGGTTGCCCATTTTAGGAATCTGCTATGGCATGCAGCTGATCAATGTCCTGGAAGGCGGAACTCTTCATCAACATATTCATCCCCCCAAGAAGGGCTACAATGTGGATCATGAAGGCAAGAAAAACGGGCTGCATCCGGTCCGAGTCATTCAGGGCACTCGATTAGCAAAAATTCTCGGAAAGGGTCGCAAGATAGTGGCCACACAACATCATCAGGGCGTCCGGACTCTGGCCCCGGATTTCATTCCTGCCGCCATCGCCAGCGACGGACTCATTGAGGCGATGGAACATCCCAAATACCCTCAGATTTTTACCATTCAGTGGCATCCGGAACGACAACTTCGCAGCCAAACCACACAACGGCTCTTGCGGGCCTTCGTCCGATCCTGCCAACACTACCAGCGAAGAAGAAACTCGTAA